GGCCCCGGCGCGTACCGCGAGACGATCGACGCCTATCGCGCGGGCTATAACATCAAGTGGACGACCGCGAGCCATGCGCACAACTCGTTCATGATGGCGGCGGTGGAAGGTGGCCTTCCGGGTCTCTTCCTTTTCGTGACGCTGCTTTTGACCGTGGCCGCGCCATTTTTTTTCGCGCTTGACCGCGCGCCGCCGGGCTCGCCCGAGCGCGGCATGGCGGTCGCGTTCCTGGCGACCGTGGCGGCCTTTACGATAGCGAGCGTGTTCCAGCATAATTTCGGCGACGCCGAGGTTGTGATGGCTTTCTGGCTCGTGGCCGCGGCCGGGCGAAATCTGGCCGTCGATCGACCTTCGGACCAAGGATCCGGTTTCAACGTATGATCAGCCGCGAACGCTTTTTGGAGACGATCAAGAATTTTCCCCACCGGAACATCCTCGTGGTGGGGGATCTCATCATCGACCGCTATTTCTGGGGCAACGTCTCGCGAATAAGCCCCGAGGCGCCGGTGCCGGTCGTCGAGGTCGAGCGCCAGGAAAACCGCGCCGGCGGCGCCGCCAACGTCGCCATGAACCTCGCCGGGCTCGGCGCGAACGTCTATCTCGCGGGCGTCGTCGGCGACGACGGCGGCAAGGAGATCCTCGCCGCGACGCTCGCGGGGGGCGGCGGGAACATCTCCGGCGATTTCTTCGTCGGCGAAAATCATCGGCCGACCACGATCAAGACGCGCATCATCGGGCACAGTCAGCAGATCGTGCGTTTCGACATGGAGCGCGACGGACCGATCGCGGCCTCGACACGAAACGAAATCGTCGACCGCATCTCCAGACGCGCCCGGGAATTTCACGCCATCGTCGTCTCGGACTACGCCAAGGGCGTCATCAGCCGCGTCCTGATCGACCGGCTCAAGGAAATCGCCCGGGACAACCGCATCCCGATCGCCGTCGATCCGCGCCTTCAGCACGCGAATTTCTACAAGGGCGTCGACCTCATCACGCCGAACCACATCGAGGCGGGGCAGTTTCTGGGCATCGAATTGCGCAACGAGGACGGGGCCGTCGAGTCCGCGGGCGCGAAAATCCTCAAGCGCTGGAACCTCAAGAACCTGCTCATCACGCGCGCCGGCCTCGGCATGACGAGCTTTGAACCCGGGCGCAAACCGCGTCACATTCCCACGGTCGCGCGGCAGGTTTACGATGTCACGGGCGCGGGCGATTCCGTGATCGCCGCGGTCGTCCTGGCGCGCGCCGCAGGCGCGACGTGGGAAGAGGCGGCATCGATCGCCAACCACGCCGCCGGCATCGTGGTCGGGAAGATCGGCACGGTGCCGGTAACGATTCGTGAACTGCGCGACTACATGCGCCGGCGCTCCGCCGTCTGACGCAGGAGGATCCGACACGGCATGGCCGTATTCAGCATGACCGGTTACGGACGCGGCGCCGCGAAAAAGGGCGGCTCCTCGGCGACCTGCGAGGTGAAGTCCGTCAACAATCGCTATCTCGATGTCAACGTGCGCGCGCCCCGCGGCGTCCTGGCGTTCGAGCCGCGCCTGCGTGACCTCGTTCAGCAGACGCTTTCGCGCGGGCGCGTGGATTTGTTCATCGAACTGCAAACGCGCGAGGCGCACGGCGCCGACGTTCACGTGGACGAGCAGCTCGCCAGGCGTTATCTGCGCCGCGTGCGCGCGCTGCAAAAGTCGCTCAACGTCCCCGGCGCGGTCGAGATCCGCGATGTCCTCGCGTGGCAGGGCGTTTTGGTTTTCACGGAAAGCGAAACAGACGCGGAAGTCGTCTGGCCGCTTGTCGAGGAAGCCGCGAAAAAGGCGCTCAAGGGCCTTGTCGCGACGCGCAAGCGCGAGGGCGAGGCGTTGCGCAAGGAGCTGTCCGGCCGCCTGCGGCTGTTACGCACGACCGTCCGCGACATGGAAGAAGAAATCCCCCGCGTCGCCAGTTCGATCGAGGACCGCGTTCGCCTGCGTATCACGACGCTTCAGACCGTGCCGAACGTCGATGCGGACAGACTCGCGCAGGAGGTCG
This sequence is a window from bacterium. Protein-coding genes within it:
- the rfaE1 gene encoding D-glycero-beta-D-manno-heptose-7-phosphate kinase — encoded protein: MISRERFLETIKNFPHRNILVVGDLIIDRYFWGNVSRISPEAPVPVVEVERQENRAGGAANVAMNLAGLGANVYLAGVVGDDGGKEILAATLAGGGGNISGDFFVGENHRPTTIKTRIIGHSQQIVRFDMERDGPIAASTRNEIVDRISRRAREFHAIVVSDYAKGVISRVLIDRLKEIARDNRIPIAVDPRLQHANFYKGVDLITPNHIEAGQFLGIELRNEDGAVESAGAKILKRWNLKNLLITRAGLGMTSFEPGRKPRHIPTVARQVYDVTGAGDSVIAAVVLARAAGATWEEAASIANHAAGIVVGKIGTVPVTIRELRDYMRRRSAV
- a CDS encoding YicC family protein — translated: MAVFSMTGYGRGAAKKGGSSATCEVKSVNNRYLDVNVRAPRGVLAFEPRLRDLVQQTLSRGRVDLFIELQTREAHGADVHVDEQLARRYLRRVRALQKSLNVPGAVEIRDVLAWQGVLVFTESETDAEVVWPLVEEAAKKALKGLVATRKREGEALRKELSGRLRLLRTTVRDMEEEIPRVASSIEDRVRLRITTLQTVPNVDADRLAQEVAFHVARADVTEEMVRLTAHIDHFESALAEPRAEGKRLDFLLQEMHREITTYANKLQGTAVSRHVIEAKSLAEKLREQVQNIE